One genomic region from Antedon mediterranea chromosome 3, ecAntMedi1.1, whole genome shotgun sequence encodes:
- the LOC140044042 gene encoding uncharacterized protein, giving the protein MNYWIHSTFFKSDLLEFIIHYYRFKSNEPSTDGIVITTTLFQAIGKDCDKWKKEDIDVMELHKKIREDALAEKLATQLIKEEMDDGEGSSDMSTSKSDSQLESSAISSLDPVKTGSSPKTPEHITANMEKQTSTETKFNLQGAAPSISDLECSISSDSVSSVEENSRFKQTQRIFEEAVVEEITSKMKERTSFNELSLGEASTSDSRESDYTSLAVESARKESQLKENLTIPDSIQRKVVAKIKKRRQKDSWAIKMIRKFVKRRSDDSESIPSDVTTIWDYAGQLDYYITHRFFLTNRVSYCVAFNACDNLDEPANPRDSITSTLGMTNSEMNMFWIRSIYEHTVAQHGPGSPINIDGKIIESPPICLVATHMDTFRKKSKTKNWIKEVEDKFRKMFEKMEGMPYADHVDREMYIVDNTVKSHEGIKQLRRNVGRYMKAMVRSVPLKWVDLQEQLQEIGKTTLCITFTETSKIGTECGISKDGLFTAIGYLNDIGVIMYSSTNKKLRNTVITNLYMMIEMVTKVITVVKPTIEVKELRMLWNKLNKEGILEEKLLRHLWKHELQEDSKRFEIFTEVMKTFGLLYEKLQHRSEDNRLFLVPSRMKNTQESLKVEKDEKHTVSMYLTPTDFLPNAVYNTLVVAFLNLVELNGRLRDPVVFQNRSDFDFGDHEVRLGAVKIEHQNENRHALKLEISHRIEVDENDIEVIYEPNPSLCIEILKYLKLQLKTVLKTNEGIGYNLRVLCIACFPEHIHLHDLEECLKEGNKIVPCGKRSMKTDYLKCFFLEGRSNVKPAPIHTGSSEEFEQMVVNVSTWYDEHGSLDKLKVLCKGIITPYSDLQNADYMEFFNLLKRSGHLSTTNVKVLIDVINVTGTNGVLEVNTLLKETSDKTNQHVTSFSTYRQQLIQFGDALSEENTRDLIRLKSVLKKRSDNQWTVILDLEQRGILREDNLHSFIAFLKENNMTVPAEKFEYHP; this is encoded by the exons ttatgGAGCTCCACAAGAAAATACGGGAAGATGCACTTGCAGAAAAACTTGCAACACAGTTAATAAAGGAAGAAATGGATGATGGTGAAGGAAGTTCAGATATGTCAACATCTAAATCTGATTCCCAACTGGAATCATCAGCAATCTCTTCTTTGGATCCAGTAAAAACAG GATCATCCCCGAAAACGCCTGAACACATCACAGCAAATATGGAAAAACAAACGTCAACTGAAACCAAATTCAATTTACAAGGTGCAGCACCTTCCATATCTGATTTGGAATGTTCTATATCTTCTGACTCTGTGTCTTCAGTGGAAg AAAACTCCAGATTCAAGCAAACCCAGAGAATATTTGAAGAGGCTGTAGTGGAAGAAATTACATCAAAGATGAAAGAAAGAACATCTTTCAACGAACTTTCTTTAGGCGAGGCTTCTACATCTGATTCCAGAGAGTCTGATTACACGTCATTGGCAGTGGAATCGGCAAGAAAGG AGAGTCAACTAAAAGAAAATCTGACAATTCCCGACTCCATTCAAAGAAAAGTTGTTGCTAAAATAAAAAAGCGAAGACAGAAAGATAGTTGGGCCATAAAAATGATTAGGAAATTTGTAAAAAGAAGAAGTGATGATTCAGAAAGTATTCCAAGTGACGTAACTACTATATGGGACTACGCAGGTCAACTGGACTACTACATAACGCATAGG tttttccTCACAAATAGAGTATCCTACTGTGTAGCGTTTAATGCGTGTGATAACTTGGATGAACCAGCTAATCCGCGAGATTCAATTACA AGTACACTAGGAATGACCAATTCGGAAATGAATATGTTCTGGATAAGGTCCATTTATGAACATACTGTGGCACAACATGGTCCAGGAAGTCCCATTAATATTGATGGCAAGATCATCGAGTCACCTCCTATCTGTTTGGTTGCTACACATATGGACACATTTCGTAAAAagtcaaaaacaaaaaattggatcaag GAAGTGGAGGATAAGTTTcgtaaaatgtttgaaaaaatgGAAGGAATGCCATATGCCGATCATGTAGATCGTGAAATGTACATTGTTGATAACACTGTAAAATCGCATGAAGGTATAAAACAACTAAGGAGAAACGTTGGTCGTTACATGAAGGCCATGGTGAGAAGTGTTCCATTAAAATGGGTGGATTTGCAAGAACAGTTGCAAGAAATTGGAAAAACAACACTGTGTATTACTTTTACTGAG ACATCTAAAATCGGCACTGAATGTGGAATTTCAAAAGATGGGCTATTCACTGCCATAGGGTACCTGAATGACATTGGAGTTATCATGTATTCAAGTACTAACAAGAAATTAAGAAACACAGTGATAACAAATCTTTACATGATGATTGAAATGGTGACAAAAGTGATCACAGTAGTTAAACCAACTATTGAAGTG AAAGAACTAAGAATGCTATGGAATAAGCTTAACAAGGAAGGAATACTTGAGGAAAAACTGCTACGTCATTTATGGAAACATGAATTACAGGAAGATTCAAAGCGTTTTGAAATCTTTACTGAAGTGATGAAAACATTTGGTTTGCTCTATGAGAAATTACAA CACCGAAGCGAAGACAACCGGTTGTTCCTTGTTCCATCTCGAATGAAAAACACGCAAGAGAGCCTGAAAGTTGAAAAAGACGAGAAACATACGGTGTCGATGTATCTTACACCTACTGACTTTCTGCCTAATGCTGTCTACAATACATTAGTTGTTGCATTTCTGAACCTGGTGGAGCTCAACGGTAGACTACGCGATCCAGTTGTATTTCAAAATCGTAGTGATTTTGACTTTGGAGATCATGAGGTTCGTTTAGGTGCCGTGAAAATCGAGCATCAAAATGAAAACAGGCATGCGTTGAAg CTTGAAATATCCCATCGAATTGAAGTTGACGAAAATGACATAGAAGTAATATATGAACCAAACCCGAGCTTGTGCATTGAG ATATTAAAGTATTTGAAGCTTCAACTAAAGACTGTGCTGAAAACTAATGAAGGAATTGGTTATAACCTACGTGTGCTGTGTATCGCCTGTTTTCCAGAGCACATTCATTTACACGATCTGGAAGAGTGTTTGAAAGAAGGTAACAAAATTGTTCCATGTGGCAAGAGGTCCATGAAAACAGATTACTTGAAGTGCTTTTTTTTGGAAG GCAGAAGTAATGTAAAGCCAGCACCAATTCACACAG GATCGTCCGAGGAGTTTGAACAAATGGTTGTAAACGTATCGACCTGGTATGATGAACATGGCTCCCTTGATAAACTGAAGGTGTTATGCAAAGGTATAATAACACCCTACAGTGATCTACAGAATGCAGACTATATGGAGTTCTTCAATTTATTGAAACGCTCTGGCCATCTTTCCACTACCAACGTTAAAGTTCTTATCGATGTAATTAATGTCACTGGTACCAATGGTGTTCTTGAGGTCAACACACTGTTAAAAGAGACAAGTGACAAAACCAACCAGCATGTCACATCCTTCTCGACATATCGACAACAATTAATTCAGTTCGGTGACGCACTTTCGGAAGAAAATACAAGAGATCTCATCCGTTTGAAAAGTGTTCTAAAAAAACGAAGTGACAACCAATGGACAGTGATATTAGATCTTGAACAAAGGGGGATTCTAAGGGAGGATAACTTGCACTCatttattgcatttttaaaGGAGAATAACATGACTGTTCCTGCTGAAAAGTTTGAATATCATCCTTAG